A genomic region of Erythrobacter sp. SCSIO 43205 contains the following coding sequences:
- a CDS encoding MAPEG family protein → MSIEMWSIAVLSFILLAITMVQGGLVPATQGLRWGLGSRDEPLEKSVMQGRFARTVQNHAEAMLIYVPLMGLVIALDKTNSFTQIAAWLMIAGRLVFTLFYLTGTFGLRSAGYAMGLAAIFITAWHLVT, encoded by the coding sequence TCGATCGCAGTGTTGTCGTTCATTCTGCTGGCCATCACAATGGTTCAAGGCGGCTTGGTCCCCGCGACTCAAGGATTGCGGTGGGGGTTGGGCAGTCGCGATGAACCGCTTGAGAAAAGCGTCATGCAAGGCCGTTTTGCCCGGACCGTTCAAAACCATGCCGAAGCCATGCTGATCTATGTCCCGCTGATGGGGCTGGTTATTGCCTTGGATAAGACGAACTCGTTCACACAGATTGCCGCTTGGCTGATGATCGCAGGACGGTTGGTCTTCACGTTGTTCTATCTTACTGGAACTTTCGGCTTGCGTTCGGCGGGATACGCTATGGGCCTTGCCGCAATTTTCATTACCGCCTGGCACTTGGTAACCTAG